The Methanoregula sp. UBA64 genome contains the following window.
AGGCAAGAACTCCAAAATACCCAGACTGATAATTACTGACTGGATTCGTATAACTCAAATTGTTATAAAAAACCCAAAAGAAAAGTGCGAGGGATGGGATTCGAACCCAAGAACTCCTACGAGACTAGGCCCTCAACCTAGCGCCTTTGACCTGGCTTGGCTACCCTCGCCCGATACTATTGTGCCCATCTGCAACGCCGGACATTCCTGTCAGGCCCTGCGTCTGTGCCATAACAAAGAGGTTGTCTATCTAAAAGAATGTTATGGCATGATACGGGATTATCACGTCAGAGATCCTGTGGCATGGATGACATGGGCGCGGAAGGTTGTCGCGGTTCCGGTATGTCGGGTATCCGGATACTCCCGGGGGTCCGCAGTATCCCTGAAATGGGGTATTTACCGGAATTTTACGACGAAAGATCCGGTCTTTCCGGCCTGCACTCCCCGACCGTGTATGGTACCCTGATGGCAGGCAACAGGCATACATGTATATTTTCATACGTTTTACCCGGAGCATATATGTGGGCTGATATCATCCGCGAATTTGCCGATTCGCCGTCACAGAGCCGGGTAGTCAGGTTCCTGCTGGAAAACGGCTTCGGGGTAAATAACGAGGCGCGGATCTGCTGCAACGGTATCGAGATCCCCGCGACCGCAGTGGCAAAAGCGATCGGGTCCGACCGCCGCGTCGTGGACGCCACGGCAAAACGCATCCTCGAACGCCCCGCCCTGCGCGACATCTTCCTCAACATGCGGGCAACCCCGGACCTCAGCCGCGTTGCAGAGCCCCTGGGTCTTGCGGTCATCACCGTCCTCCCCCGGGATGCAAACGAGAAGGATATCATCGGGGCCGCGGTCAGCGTACTCTCAAAGCACTCGCTTTCGATCCGCCAGATCTTTGTCACCGACCCCCAGCTCTCGGAAGACCCGAAACTGGTCATCATCGTGCAAAGCCCGCTTCCCGCAGAGGTGGTAAGCGAGATCCGCGCCCTCCCGCAGGTGCGCCAGGTCATCATTTAAAAAAAGATCCCTTTTTTACTGCGCGAGCAGTTCCACTTCGTTTGCGAGCCGGTAGATCCGGTGCCGTGTCTTCCGGTTAAGGTGGATGGCCCACGCAATGCTCTCGTCAATGGTTTCCCGGGTTGTCCCGGCAAGCAGGTTATCCGCGTGGGTAACGATCTTCTCCTCGACTGTCTGCGGCATGCAGTCCCGGGGGAGCAGCCCAAGGAGCGTGCATTCATCAGCGGTAAGGCCCGCTCCCGTATGGCATTCCACGATCCGCACGAGCCGCTCGGGAAAACCCTTCTCCCGCAGGAGATCGGCACCGGCCTGTGCATGCCCGATCAAATGCGTCCGGCTCCTCCCGATATCGTGGAGGAGCGCACCCTGCATCACGAGATCAGGGTCTGCAAGGCTGCACCGTGCCACATATTCTTCTGCGCAGGCACAGACCGCCTTACAGTGGGCAATAACGTTCTTTGCGCACGCTGCCTCTTCGAGCAGCGCAAAACAGGCGTCGCGGCCGGGAGGTTCAGGCACGGCCGAGCGATTTCTTGATGGCATCGATACGCTCGCGGAGCGATTTTACCAGGAGATCGTTATCGAAGTGGCCCAGCGGCTCCTCGCAGTTCGGGCACTTGAAGTCCCCGCCTACGGCCAGGTTAAAGGTAAAGAGGTCGTGGCAGTTCTTGCAGATGTAAAAGTCGTTCTCTTCCTCGAACCGCGCACGGCGTTCGAGCTTGTCGAGCACCGTCTCCATGTCCTCGCGGATCGCATCGGGAACCCGGTCGATCCGGAGCTGCCAGAGGTAGGTAAGCCACCCGGTCTCGTTGTTCTTGATCCGGTGGTATTCGGCCAGGCGCTTCTCGTATAACGTATAGAGCGTGTGGCGCACCGAGTTGAGGTTGATTCCCGTGCTTGCCGCAAGGTCTTCGTCGCTGTGCTCGCCGTCTTTGGGGAACTTCTCCAAAAGGTCGAGACCTTCGTCACCGATCAGGCGGTGGATATAGGCACGCATTGCCGGGTCGTTAAGCACGTCTTCCACTGGATCCATCAGCCCATATATTGTCGGACAGTGCTAATATTCTTATCCAGCGCGCAGAGCGCTGCTTTCCGGGTTGCCCCGGTTCCTGCAATGCTCACCAGGGCCTGCCCTTCTTCAAAGAATGCGCCCGGCCAGGGGATGTCGGAGACAACCGGCGCGAGTTTTTTGAGGTCGGCACCGATCGTTATGTCCCGGTCGGCAAAGAGGATCCTGCGTGCCGCGTACTCGCCCGGTGCCGGGACGTCCGGAAGCCTTCCTGCACAGGCATCGACATGGTACTGGAAGAGGCTGCACCCGTATGCCATCTCCACGGTGTCGACCGTTCCCTGGAACCGGGGGTTGACCTCGATGACAGACGGCGTTTCGGATCCGGCAACGAAATCGATCCCGAGCGTTCCCACGCACCCGCTCGCTGCCGCGATCTTCTCCGCGATCGCCCGCATCTCCCCGGCCAGCGGGTGGTCGAAGGGAGTGACCGAACCCGAGAACCCGAACGCCGACTCGCCGCTTCCCCGGAGGATCTGCTCGTTTACGGCAATGGCCCGTGCGGCATGGCCGTCGGCAATGCAGCAGACACTCGCGGGGGTACCTTCTGCGATCTCCTGGCGGATGTAGGGGATCTCCGGGTACAGCGAGGCCCAGTCCTGCTCCTCTTTGGCGGAACGGAGGATGGCGTTCCTCCAGCCCCCGGCACCTTTGCGGGGTTTTCCCATCACGGGATAAGCGCCATCCTCTGCAATGCGGGGAACGGGAACGCCGATCTCCTCAAAGAACCGTTCCGTCTCAAGCTTGTCGAGGAACCGGGCCGCAGTCTCCCGGGGCGTGCCGCACTGGCGGACCGGGAACGCGATCTCTTCGGCTCCCGAGGTTGCAACCGCAAAATCGAACCGGTGCAGGCGGCACATACGGTCGATGGCCTCGGGGAGTTCTTCGAGTTCCTCGAACTTTAGCCGGTCCTCTGTACACCAGAACAGGTCCTGGTCGCAGAAATGGTCGACAGCACAGACCTCGTAACCGGCCCGGGCTGCTGACTGTGCCACATGGCGCGTGGCAAACCCTGCGACAAGGACCCTCCCCCTCACAACTCCTCCGTATGCTTGCCGGCCTTTGAGGGGACGATGCGGATCTTTGCCCCGGGGAATTCCCGCTTGAACTCATCACCTTCCGCAAGGTGGTCCAAAAAGAGCGCGAGACTTGAGATCTCAGAGTGGGGCTGGCCGGTCACTGCCACGTTAAAGTCCGCAAGGCCGTACATCTCGCCTGGCACTTTCTCTGCCCCGACCACGACAAGGAGCTTTTCGCACGGCCGGATCTCGCCGATAATGTCGGGCAGGTTAATCCCGTACATCGTAAGGTGGACGACCTTTCCCCCGGCTGCTTTCCAGTCCTTGATACAGGAACGCCACTTCACGTTGTTCTCGCAGAAGAATGTCCCGCCCCAGCGGTCGGCAACATCCTTAACACTCTCCGCAACGCCTTTGTCATCCGCAGCAAGGTACATTCCCGAAGCGCCGAGCGCCCGCCCGGTGAGCGCCACGTGCGTGGTCACCCGCTGGTCGCGCTCGGGCCGGTGACCGATCCGAAGTATTGCAATCTCTTTTTCTGTCATGGCTGTTTCCGTGCCCTGATAACGCCGTTTTCTATCGTGTAAGGAAGGGACGGGTCGTACTTTGTCTGGCAGGCGACAAGTGCTTCCCCAATCGAGAGGACCCGGACCGTTCCTTTCTGGCGTACGATAAGGAGGTAGCGTTCGAGCCGGGCAAGCGATGCATCGACAACTGCTGCGTCCAGCCCGCACTTTTTTTGGATCTCCTCAGGGGTGATCGGTTTGTCCTGCGGAAGAAGGTGGTAGATCAGCCAGTCGGCGTCCTCATCTTTCACCTGTACTCATTCCCGTTCGTCCCGATTATACTTTATTGCCGGTGACAAAAACAGCCAGTTAACCCATCTCCAAGCGGTTTTTGTAGTTGCCCGCCAAATACGTTCTATGGATAGCGAACCCTCCGGCCCTTCATTTTCCGAACTGGTCCGGATCGCCGACTGCCTGCTTGATGAGAGCGGCGAGGACGATGACGCGCTCATGCGCCGGCTCGAAGAACTTCCCGCCCCGGTGCGGGACGACCTCTTTACCTCCGATCTCCTGAACGCATGGCAGGTCTTCTATTACTTTTACCGGATCGAACCGGACGAACTCGTGCGGGAGCGCCTCGAACTCGAACCGGCCTCCTCGCTTCCCGCGGGAGTAATCATCGACGAGATCGATCTCCTGGAGCGCGTGTTCCGAATCGCAAAGAACCGTCCCGAGATCCTGGTGACCGACGGGAAAGAGACGCTGAAAACCTTTACCGGGGC
Protein-coding sequences here:
- a CDS encoding HDIG domain-containing metalloprotein produces the protein MPEPPGRDACFALLEEAACAKNVIAHCKAVCACAEEYVARCSLADPDLVMQGALLHDIGRSRTHLIGHAQAGADLLREKGFPERLVRIVECHTGAGLTADECTLLGLLPRDCMPQTVEEKIVTHADNLLAGTTRETIDESIAWAIHLNRKTRHRIYRLANEVELLAQ
- a CDS encoding MarR family transcriptional regulator, whose protein sequence is MKDEDADWLIYHLLPQDKPITPEEIQKKCGLDAAVVDASLARLERYLLIVRQKGTVRVLSIGEALVACQTKYDPSLPYTIENGVIRARKQP
- a CDS encoding transcription factor, producing MDPVEDVLNDPAMRAYIHRLIGDEGLDLLEKFPKDGEHSDEDLAASTGINLNSVRHTLYTLYEKRLAEYHRIKNNETGWLTYLWQLRIDRVPDAIREDMETVLDKLERRARFEEENDFYICKNCHDLFTFNLAVGGDFKCPNCEEPLGHFDNDLLVKSLRERIDAIKKSLGRA
- a CDS encoding ATP-grasp domain-containing protein is translated as MRGRVLVAGFATRHVAQSAARAGYEVCAVDHFCDQDLFWCTEDRLKFEELEELPEAIDRMCRLHRFDFAVATSGAEEIAFPVRQCGTPRETAARFLDKLETERFFEEIGVPVPRIAEDGAYPVMGKPRKGAGGWRNAILRSAKEEQDWASLYPEIPYIRQEIAEGTPASVCCIADGHAARAIAVNEQILRGSGESAFGFSGSVTPFDHPLAGEMRAIAEKIAAASGCVGTLGIDFVAGSETPSVIEVNPRFQGTVDTVEMAYGCSLFQYHVDACAGRLPDVPAPGEYAARRILFADRDITIGADLKKLAPVVSDIPWPGAFFEEGQALVSIAGTGATRKAALCALDKNISTVRQYMG
- a CDS encoding tRNA (cytidine(56)-2'-O)-methyltransferase; the protein is MTEKEIAILRIGHRPERDQRVTTHVALTGRALGASGMYLAADDKGVAESVKDVADRWGGTFFCENNVKWRSCIKDWKAAGGKVVHLTMYGINLPDIIGEIRPCEKLLVVVGAEKVPGEMYGLADFNVAVTGQPHSEISSLALFLDHLAEGDEFKREFPGAKIRIVPSKAGKHTEEL
- a CDS encoding regulator of amino acid metabolism, contains ACT domain protein; amino-acid sequence: MWADIIREFADSPSQSRVVRFLLENGFGVNNEARICCNGIEIPATAVAKAIGSDRRVVDATAKRILERPALRDIFLNMRATPDLSRVAEPLGLAVITVLPRDANEKDIIGAAVSVLSKHSLSIRQIFVTDPQLSEDPKLVIIVQSPLPAEVVSEIRALPQVRQVII